A window of the Oncorhynchus keta strain PuntledgeMale-10-30-2019 chromosome 21, Oket_V2, whole genome shotgun sequence genome harbors these coding sequences:
- the tshba gene encoding thyroid stimulating hormone subunit beta a, which translates to MELSVAMCGLLCLLFSQAVPMCVPTDYTLYEERRECDFCVAINTTICMGFCYSRDSNMKELAGPRFLIQRGCTYDQVEYRTVILPGCPLHANPLFTYPVALSCHCGTCNTDSDECAHKASSGDGARCSKPLRHIYPYPGLNSYIHPN; encoded by the exons ATGGAATTGTCTGTGGCCATGTGTGGTCTCCTTTGCCTGCTCTTCAGCCAAGCTGTGCCCATGTGTGTGCCCACGGACTACACTCTGTATGAGGAGAGACGTGAATGTGACTTCTGCGTGGCCATCAATACGACCATTTGCATGGGCTTCTGCTACTCAAGG GACAGTAACATGAAGGAGCTGGCCGGACCACGTTTCCTTATCCAGAGAGGCTGTACCTATGACCAGGTGGAGTACCGAACAGTCATACTACCTGGTTGCCCGCTCCATGCCAACCCTCTCTTCACCTACCCCGTGGCCCTCAGCTGCCACTGTGGCACCTGCAACACAGACAGTGATGAGTGTGCCCACAAGGCCAGCAGTGGAGACGGCGCCAGGTGTTCCAAGCCACTCAGACACATCTACCCATACCCTGGCCTGAACAGCTACATCCACCCCAACTGA